GGTCTCGTCGGTCAGGGCCTTGGTCAGCTTCGCCCACGAGGCCTTGTCGCCCTTGGGGGGGTCGTTCTTGCCGAGGTCGGGGGCGTATTTGCTGAAGAGGTCGGAGACCTCCTTAACCTTGGCCCAGTCGGGCGAGTCGCTCTTGGCGGCAGCCTGGAGCGACTTGGCCGGAGCGGTCTTGCCGGCGAACAGCTTCTTCATGACGACCTCGACGGAGGCCGGGTCGTCGGCGGCGGCGTCGACCCGGGCGGAGATCAGGCCGGCGACGATCAAGACCGCCAGGCTGGCGCCGCAGATCAGGCTCTTCATGCAATACTCCTTCTTGGGAACTTCAAGAGTGGGGCCTCTAGACAAGGAAGGGGCCCCCCGATTGCGTCGACGGAGAGCGAGGACGGGCCGCGCGGCCCGTCGGCGTCCAGATAGACTACCGGCAAGGCCGAACCGCGGCCAGAAGAGACCGCGCCGGTTTCCCCTCCGTGCGACGACGAGTGTACAAGCCGAATCCCGGCGGTTTACAATCCGACCGAACTCGACACCTGCGACCAACACACTCTGAGGACGCGACATGCGACAGCCGCACGAGTCGAAAGGCTTCACCCTCATCGAACTCCTGGTGGTGATCGCCATCATCGCCGTCTTGATCGCGCTGCTGCTGCCGGCCGTGCAGTCGGCCCGCGAGGCGGCCCGGCGGGCCCAATGCGTGAACAACCTCAAGCAGATCGGCCTGGGGCTTCACAACTACGTCTCGACGCACAACGCCTTCCCGCCAGGGCGGATCAACAGCCATATCGCCGGCCGGGGGAACACGTGGGGGGCCTACGCCCAACTCCTTCCTCAGATTGAGCTGGGCGTCGTCTTCAACGCCTTCAACTTCAACCTCTCGCCCGACATCGACCCCGCCAACACCACGGCCGGCGGCATCTTCATCTCGACGTTCCTCTGCCCCAGCGACCCCAGCCCGCCGCAATACGCCCAGACGAACTACGGCATGCACAACTACCCGGTCTGCGTCGGCAGCCTCTACCCCGTGGTCCAGAGCCCGTTGGACGCCTCCGGCGCGGCGTTGGGGATCCGTCCCGACGGCATGTTCACAGAGAACAAGGCGACAACGATCGGGGCCGTGACGGACGGGACGTCGAACACGGTTGTGATTGCGGAGTCGATCCGGTCGGTCCCGGGGATGACGTTCGCCCAGGCCCCTCTGAACGGCTTCGTCATCACGGGAAACAATACGACGAGCGGCCCGCCGATCACGTCCGACGCCGACTATCAGTCGCTCTGCGTCACCAACTCGCCCCCCGGCTTCCAGGTGACGCGCGGCAGCAAGTGGTTCTACGGCGCCCCCGGCCACAGCATGTACAACAACCGCCGACGCCCCAACGATCCCCAGGTCGACTGCCGGGGCGGTCTGCCGCACAGCGACAAGAGCGACCCGTTCTGGAACC
The window above is part of the Paludisphaera rhizosphaerae genome. Proteins encoded here:
- a CDS encoding cytochrome c, with translation MKSLICGASLAVLIVAGLISARVDAAADDPASVEVVMKKLFAGKTAPAKSLQAAAKSDSPDWAKVKEVSDLFSKYAPDLGKNDPPKGDKASWAKLTKALTDETKKLASAADKKDSGELKASAKAIGGSCKSCHDAHRPE
- a CDS encoding DUF1559 family PulG-like putative transporter; this encodes MRQPHESKGFTLIELLVVIAIIAVLIALLLPAVQSAREAARRAQCVNNLKQIGLGLHNYVSTHNAFPPGRINSHIAGRGNTWGAYAQLLPQIELGVVFNAFNFNLSPDIDPANTTAGGIFISTFLCPSDPSPPQYAQTNYGMHNYPVCVGSLYPVVQSPLDASGAALGIRPDGMFTENKATTIGAVTDGTSNTVVIAESIRSVPGMTFAQAPLNGFVITGNNTTSGPPITSDADYQSLCVTNSPPGFQVTRGSKWFYGAPGHSMYNNRRRPNDPQVDCRGGLPHSDKSDPFWNQLSLNVAARSKHPGGVNGLMADGSARFFKDSIALPTWWALASLAGGEVLSSDSY